One window of the Acaryochloris sp. CCMEE 5410 genome contains the following:
- the mgsA gene encoding methylglyoxal synthase — translation MAATIALIAHDRKKDQIVEFAKQYQPVLCRYRIIATGTTGQRIKDATSLEIERMLSGPMGGDAQISTQVAEGKVTAVIFLVDPLYAQPHEPDIQALQRICAVYDVPLAINVATASAILEQLRRTRVAHLIFNPVSGQGNADHDLTLIEELLSPAMELVVHLTTPDTHPSELVDDAISAQADLILASGGDGTISAVAGALIGTDIPLGVIPRGTANAFAAALNISQGFMPIRSACNIIVQGKTWVVDVAKCNDQPMILLAGIGLEAEVIERADREAKNRWGAFAYIMEGIKQFNQQELFETEIEVEGVIKTFQAGAVTIANAAPPTSVMAQGAGIVDASDGLLDITIGAPQTDLEAVGAMVNLVGAALMRHPTNREDIINLQTRRVKVKTHPPQKVVVDGEMVGTTPIEVECIPRGLIVFAPESADLHQEAPESEA, via the coding sequence ATGGCAGCCACGATCGCATTGATCGCCCACGATCGCAAAAAAGATCAAATCGTTGAATTTGCCAAGCAATACCAACCCGTTCTCTGTCGATATCGCATTATCGCCACCGGCACGACCGGACAGCGGATCAAAGACGCCACCAGCCTAGAGATCGAGAGAATGCTGTCGGGACCGATGGGAGGAGATGCCCAAATTTCTACCCAGGTGGCAGAAGGTAAAGTCACCGCCGTGATTTTCCTAGTCGATCCCCTCTATGCCCAACCCCATGAACCCGATATTCAAGCCCTTCAACGGATTTGCGCTGTTTATGATGTGCCCCTTGCCATTAATGTCGCCACTGCATCGGCCATTTTGGAGCAACTTCGCCGTACCCGAGTCGCCCACCTAATTTTTAATCCTGTATCAGGACAAGGCAATGCCGACCATGATTTAACCTTAATCGAAGAACTCCTTAGTCCAGCCATGGAATTGGTTGTGCATTTGACCACTCCAGATACCCATCCCAGCGAGTTGGTAGATGATGCGATTTCAGCTCAAGCCGATCTGATTCTGGCTTCTGGGGGTGATGGCACGATCTCCGCTGTGGCAGGGGCATTGATCGGCACCGATATTCCTCTTGGGGTGATTCCCCGAGGCACAGCCAACGCTTTCGCCGCTGCTCTCAATATTTCTCAGGGATTTATGCCGATTCGAAGTGCCTGCAACATTATTGTCCAAGGTAAGACTTGGGTCGTCGACGTGGCTAAGTGTAACGATCAGCCGATGATTCTGTTGGCGGGGATTGGTCTAGAAGCGGAAGTGATTGAACGAGCGGACCGAGAAGCCAAAAACCGCTGGGGGGCCTTCGCCTACATTATGGAAGGGATTAAGCAGTTCAATCAGCAGGAGCTTTTTGAAACGGAGATTGAAGTCGAGGGTGTGATCAAAACCTTTCAGGCTGGTGCTGTTACGATTGCCAATGCCGCACCCCCGACTTCGGTGATGGCCCAAGGAGCAGGGATCGTCGATGCCAGTGATGGACTGTTAGATATCACCATTGGTGCCCCCCAAACAGACTTGGAAGCGGTCGGGGCGATGGTGAACTTAGTGGGGGCTGCCTTGATGCGCCACCCCACCAATCGGGAAGACATCATCAATCTACAAACCCGTCGAGTCAAAGTGAAAACCCACCCACCCCAAAAGGTTGTCGTAGATGGGGAAATGGTGGGAACCACCCCCATTGAAGTGGAATGTATTCCTCGGGGGTTGATTGTGTTTGCACCTGAGTCAGCAGATTTACACCAGGAAGCCCCTGAATCTGAGGCTTAA
- a CDS encoding Uma2 family endonuclease — protein sequence MVTLQLRQLVVNPGQRIELQGINWNEFEAILAELGDRRASRIAYSNGVLELRMPSPEHEVDKELIGDMIKILLEELDINNECFGSTTFKRQDIAKGVEPDQCFYIENYAVMIGKRRLDLSADPPPDLAIEVDVTSKTGLEAYQSLGVPELWRMEEGKLRISVLRDGQYQEASFSPHFPKFPIVDGISEFLRRSQTEGRSQTLKAFRQWVQEWS from the coding sequence ATGGTTACGCTTCAGCTTCGCCAATTGGTGGTAAATCCAGGTCAACGAATTGAGCTGCAAGGGATCAATTGGAATGAGTTTGAAGCAATTCTGGCAGAACTTGGGGATCGGCGCGCATCTCGAATTGCCTATAGTAATGGAGTTTTAGAACTAAGGATGCCTTCCCCTGAGCATGAGGTTGATAAAGAGCTCATCGGAGATATGATCAAAATTCTCCTGGAAGAACTCGATATCAATAATGAATGTTTTGGTTCAACGACGTTCAAGCGTCAGGATATCGCTAAGGGGGTTGAGCCTGATCAGTGTTTTTATATTGAGAATTACGCTGTGATGATCGGAAAACGTCGACTTGATTTGAGTGCTGATCCGCCACCTGATTTGGCAATAGAAGTGGATGTTACCTCTAAAACTGGATTGGAGGCTTACCAATCCTTAGGAGTCCCTGAGCTGTGGCGCATGGAGGAGGGGAAATTACGGATTAGTGTACTGCGGGATGGGCAGTATCAGGAGGCAAGCTTTAGTCCTCACTTCCCTAAATTTCCCATTGTTGATGGAATATCTGAGTTTTTGCGTCGAAGTCAAACGGAAGGGCGCAGTCAAACACTGAAGGCATTTCGACAATGGGTTCAAGAATGGAGCTAG
- a CDS encoding MFS transporter has protein sequence MRLRTQFFKQRTNQNPPQIHPLLRPHWPFDPGKLPFFYGWAILAACTIGIIMSIPGQTMGVSVFTDYLIQATGVSRLQLSNAYLIGTVTSGLLLPFGGVFLDRFGTRLSVVLASVWLGLTLGYMSVCDRIAVSLSQTLNLPTSSYVAFGLLVLGFTSLRFSGQGMLTMSSRNTLGKWFDKRRGLASGIAGVFISFGFAATPSIVNAWIEATTWRWAWVSMGLIVSIGMGSLGWIFYRDNPEECGLQMDGKTPSAVSNQSPTDPGADFTRGEALRTPAFWAVTLALSCQALAITGITFHIVDLGAEVGLTKAEAVALFIPMALVSTIMGSLMGFAADRIRLQFLFMGMMTALGIGIASMANLDIVALRGLAIAGLGSSGGCFGTLSAVALPRFFGRTHLGAISGVQMMSIVFASAIGPSWMALFKDIAGSYQMGLYCFCIFPPIILLLNWVAPNPQLRLHS, from the coding sequence ATGAGATTGCGAACTCAATTTTTTAAGCAACGAACTAATCAAAATCCGCCACAGATCCATCCGCTTCTTCGCCCCCACTGGCCCTTTGACCCCGGTAAGCTGCCTTTCTTTTATGGCTGGGCGATTTTAGCGGCCTGCACCATCGGCATCATCATGAGTATCCCAGGTCAAACCATGGGGGTAAGTGTCTTTACGGATTACTTAATTCAGGCAACGGGGGTATCGCGGCTGCAGCTCAGCAATGCCTATCTGATTGGCACAGTAACCAGCGGCTTGCTGCTGCCCTTTGGGGGCGTCTTTCTCGATCGGTTTGGAACGCGCCTGTCAGTGGTGTTGGCTTCGGTGTGGCTGGGACTGACATTGGGATATATGAGCGTGTGCGATCGCATCGCCGTATCCCTCAGTCAAACATTGAACTTACCCACCTCCAGCTATGTGGCCTTCGGCTTGCTAGTACTGGGCTTCACCAGCCTGCGATTCAGCGGTCAAGGCATGCTCACCATGTCCAGTCGCAACACACTGGGAAAATGGTTTGATAAACGACGGGGACTGGCTTCTGGCATTGCCGGGGTGTTTATCTCTTTTGGGTTCGCCGCGACCCCCTCTATCGTCAACGCTTGGATTGAAGCCACCACCTGGCGGTGGGCCTGGGTCAGTATGGGGCTCATCGTAAGCATAGGCATGGGCAGCTTAGGCTGGATCTTCTATCGCGATAACCCTGAAGAATGTGGCCTGCAGATGGATGGCAAAACTCCATCTGCAGTCTCAAATCAATCCCCGACCGATCCAGGCGCTGATTTCACTCGGGGTGAGGCCCTTCGTACGCCAGCTTTCTGGGCCGTCACCTTAGCACTGTCCTGCCAAGCATTAGCAATCACAGGGATTACCTTTCATATCGTTGATCTGGGGGCAGAAGTCGGGTTAACCAAGGCCGAAGCAGTGGCCTTATTTATACCAATGGCATTGGTCTCGACCATTATGGGGTCTTTGATGGGGTTTGCCGCCGATCGAATTCGGCTGCAATTTTTGTTTATGGGCATGATGACGGCCCTGGGTATTGGAATTGCCAGTATGGCCAATTTAGATATTGTGGCTTTACGCGGACTGGCAATTGCTGGGTTAGGCAGTAGCGGAGGGTGTTTCGGCACCTTATCTGCTGTGGCATTACCCCGTTTCTTTGGCCGAACTCATTTGGGTGCCATTTCAGGGGTACAGATGATGAGTATCGTCTTTGCTAGTGCAATTGGTCCTTCTTGGATGGCATTATTCAAGGACATTGCGGGGTCCTATCAAATGGGCCTCTATTGCTTCTGCATTTTTCCACCCATTATTCTGCTGCTGAATTGGGTCGCCCCCAATCCACAATTACGGCTGCACTCATAA
- a CDS encoding DUF952 domain-containing protein: MIFHIAQETDWTAAQSSGAYKASSLAMEGFIHCSDQHQVLEVAHRLFQNRQDLVLLAINPQRLEAELRYENCEGGEEQYPHVYGSIPLAAVQTVFPFKPDAAGTFALPTNLGN; the protein is encoded by the coding sequence ATGATTTTTCATATTGCTCAAGAAACTGATTGGACGGCTGCCCAATCCTCGGGGGCTTACAAAGCCTCATCCCTTGCAATGGAAGGCTTTATACATTGCTCTGATCAGCATCAAGTTTTAGAAGTTGCCCATCGCCTGTTTCAGAACCGCCAGGATCTTGTTCTACTAGCCATCAATCCTCAACGATTAGAGGCAGAATTGCGATATGAAAATTGTGAGGGGGGAGAAGAGCAGTATCCTCATGTTTATGGCAGCATACCTCTTGCTGCAGTCCAAACGGTGTTTCCCTTTAAGCCGGATGCAGCAGGAACATTTGCGTTACCCACAAATTTAGGAAATTAG
- a CDS encoding NUDIX hydrolase has protein sequence MSSEDNAHAVAIAILYQQNQYLMQLRDDIPGIAYPGHWGFFGGHCDPGEHPDDAIHRELMEELGFQTSNIQLFNLYPDPGVVRHVYYAPLTVSLSDLELMEGWDWGFFSPQQIQDSKRYSQKAQGIFPLAYPHQKILLDFMAFQNNQHESQK, from the coding sequence ATGAGTTCTGAAGACAATGCCCATGCTGTTGCGATCGCAATCCTGTATCAGCAAAATCAGTACTTAATGCAGCTTCGGGATGATATCCCAGGGATTGCCTATCCAGGGCATTGGGGATTTTTTGGTGGGCATTGCGATCCGGGTGAACATCCCGACGATGCCATTCATCGAGAGTTAATGGAAGAACTAGGTTTTCAGACTTCTAATATTCAGCTATTTAATCTCTACCCCGATCCAGGTGTCGTCCGTCATGTATACTATGCGCCGCTTACAGTTTCCCTCTCTGACTTGGAACTTATGGAAGGGTGGGATTGGGGATTCTTTTCTCCTCAACAAATTCAAGATAGCAAGCGATATTCACAAAAAGCCCAAGGTATATTTCCTTTAGCCTATCCCCATCAGAAAATTTTGCTGGACTTTATGGCATTCCAAAATAATCAGCATGAATCTCAAAAATAA
- a CDS encoding glycerophosphodiester phosphodiesterase family protein, with product MRHPANPHPHRKFWYRLHKIFLFILASVTTFILVLALYLFWPRPLSPYAESFTLIAHRGVSQTFPLDNLENDTCTAEIIYPPTHPYLENTILSIQAAFDYGADIVEIDVHPTTDNQLAVFHDWTVDCRTNNQGITHEQNMATLKQLDIGYGYTADGGQTFPFRGKGIGLMPTFNEVMEAFPDRRFLVDQKDTFEKTVKLLAESLLKHSPQQRRNIHLFSTENRYAIAKATVPELQKLFPTRKEAKACIPQYLSMVFSGEISKVCGQYALGIPSKLLPYVPGWPGLLLTRAQEANLKVYVGFAEKVN from the coding sequence ATGCGACACCCCGCTAACCCTCACCCGCATCGGAAGTTTTGGTACAGACTCCACAAAATCTTCCTCTTTATCCTGGCTAGCGTCACTACTTTCATACTGGTGCTTGCCCTTTATCTATTTTGGCCTCGGCCCCTCTCGCCTTATGCTGAATCCTTTACCCTGATTGCTCATCGAGGAGTGAGTCAAACTTTTCCTTTGGACAATCTGGAGAATGATACTTGTACAGCAGAAATCATTTATCCGCCTACGCATCCTTATCTAGAAAACACCATTCTTTCGATTCAGGCAGCCTTTGATTATGGCGCAGACATAGTCGAAATTGACGTTCACCCCACCACAGACAATCAGTTAGCCGTTTTTCATGACTGGACAGTTGACTGTCGCACCAATAATCAAGGCATTACCCATGAACAAAATATGGCCACCCTCAAACAGCTCGATATTGGCTACGGTTATACTGCTGACGGGGGCCAAACCTTCCCATTTCGGGGAAAGGGAATTGGCTTAATGCCCACCTTTAATGAAGTGATGGAGGCATTTCCCGATCGCCGATTTTTAGTAGACCAAAAAGATACCTTTGAGAAAACGGTCAAGCTTTTGGCTGAGTCCTTGCTAAAACATTCACCTCAACAGCGTCGCAATATTCATCTTTTTTCGACTGAAAACAGATATGCGATCGCAAAAGCAACCGTCCCAGAACTGCAGAAGTTATTCCCCACCCGCAAGGAAGCCAAAGCCTGCATACCTCAATATCTATCCATGGTATTTTCAGGTGAAATCTCCAAAGTCTGTGGACAGTATGCCTTAGGAATCCCTAGCAAATTGCTGCCCTATGTTCCGGGTTGGCCGGGGCTATTGTTAACCAGGGCTCAAGAAGCCAACTTGAAGGTCTATGTAGGGTTTGCTGAAAAAGTAAATTGA
- a CDS encoding ATP-grasp domain-containing protein yields the protein MISSLRLEDQLTIMTHKTNVEVYDFDFELFFQCSHPYYWQDQHLCVLRTGAISDYQNRYDEYLSKGLRLINSPEQHVLASELPAWYSYVQEFTPRSVCFESFPPLEEISDIFSFPIFIKGARQTSQHNPELSIIRTPADYANISQHYQNDPILHWQKIVLREFIDLAPAPENVPGKIQPSLEFRSFWWNGHCVGWGQYWYQLPPYSTQGIDKGLSIAQEAASRLKVPFLVIDIAKTIDGQWIIIECNDAQESGYSSISPQVLWKNILDLV from the coding sequence ATGATTAGCTCCCTTCGGCTTGAAGATCAACTCACCATCATGACCCACAAAACGAATGTGGAGGTCTACGACTTTGACTTCGAGCTATTTTTTCAGTGCAGTCACCCCTACTACTGGCAGGATCAACATCTATGCGTACTTCGTACAGGTGCCATTTCGGATTATCAAAATAGATACGACGAATACCTATCGAAGGGGCTTCGCTTAATCAACTCACCTGAACAGCATGTTTTAGCGAGTGAACTTCCTGCCTGGTATTCCTATGTTCAAGAGTTCACACCCAGAAGTGTCTGCTTTGAGTCCTTCCCACCCTTAGAAGAAATCAGCGATATCTTTTCATTTCCCATCTTTATCAAAGGAGCCCGACAAACTAGCCAGCACAATCCTGAGCTTTCAATCATCCGCACCCCAGCAGACTATGCAAATATTTCACAGCACTACCAAAATGATCCGATTCTCCACTGGCAAAAAATCGTTTTGCGAGAATTTATAGACCTTGCTCCTGCACCAGAAAACGTCCCTGGGAAAATCCAACCCTCTCTGGAATTTCGCTCATTTTGGTGGAACGGTCACTGCGTCGGCTGGGGACAATATTGGTATCAACTCCCACCATATTCCACCCAAGGAATTGATAAGGGGCTGTCTATAGCCCAAGAAGCAGCCTCACGCCTGAAAGTTCCTTTTCTTGTGATCGATATTGCAAAAACGATAGACGGGCAATGGATCATCATCGAATGCAATGATGCTCAAGAATCTGGCTACTCCAGTATTTCGCCTCAAGTGCTTTGGAAAAATATTCTTGACCTAGTTTAA
- a CDS encoding GNAT family N-acetyltransferase, producing the protein MSLESQRLIYERVTRNHAKELEPILCDPKVYEHMDDGIGPTSDELLKAFTLREQGPSAHRHNETWVDYIVRDKASQIAIGRVEATVIEHRAEVAYILGTAYWRQGYGSEALVWLQDFVQEQYSVREFWATVTPGNEASKHLLLKHSYVEISNKPLPKLTSYEDGDWVFFRRAFW; encoded by the coding sequence ATGTCCCTCGAATCTCAGCGACTTATCTATGAACGGGTCACCCGAAATCATGCGAAAGAATTAGAGCCTATTTTGTGCGATCCAAAAGTCTATGAACATATGGATGATGGTATTGGACCAACGAGTGATGAGTTGCTAAAAGCCTTTACACTAAGAGAGCAGGGGCCTTCTGCTCATCGGCACAATGAAACCTGGGTTGACTATATTGTTCGCGATAAAGCTTCCCAAATCGCCATTGGCAGAGTGGAAGCTACGGTAATCGAACACCGTGCCGAAGTCGCCTATATTCTAGGCACTGCATACTGGAGGCAAGGCTATGGCAGTGAAGCCTTAGTCTGGCTACAGGATTTCGTTCAGGAACAATATAGCGTGAGGGAATTTTGGGCAACCGTTACCCCTGGGAACGAAGCTTCTAAACACCTGCTGCTAAAGCATAGCTATGTTGAAATCTCTAATAAACCTTTACCCAAGCTGACCAGCTACGAAGATGGTGACTGGGTATTCTTCCGAAGGGCCTTTTGGTAG
- the infC gene encoding translation initiation factor IF-3, with translation MILKKPNINGKIRARKVLLIDQTGTKQGVVDTQEALSLAQQAKLDLVIVSEREDAPVAKIMDFGKYRYEQKKKQKQSSAKPSLKEVKLRPNVGEADYGVRISRALQWLEKGDSVKFQVRLRGREHQHRDRATDLLQRVIDDLSKVGEVQIFDRRALIVQLVPSS, from the coding sequence ATTATTCTGAAAAAACCCAACATTAACGGCAAAATCCGTGCAAGAAAAGTCCTACTGATTGATCAAACCGGAACGAAACAAGGTGTTGTTGATACGCAAGAAGCTCTATCCCTTGCTCAACAAGCTAAACTGGACTTGGTCATCGTCTCTGAGCGGGAAGATGCGCCAGTTGCCAAGATTATGGACTTTGGAAAGTATCGATACGAGCAGAAAAAAAAGCAGAAACAATCTTCTGCTAAACCTTCCCTCAAAGAAGTCAAACTCCGCCCTAATGTGGGTGAGGCTGATTATGGGGTCCGCATTAGCAGGGCGTTGCAATGGCTAGAGAAAGGGGACAGCGTTAAGTTCCAAGTCCGTTTGCGAGGCCGAGAGCATCAACATCGCGATCGCGCCACCGATTTACTGCAGAGAGTGATCGATGATTTAAGTAAGGTGGGTGAGGTTCAAATTTTTGATCGACGAGCGTTGATTGTCCAGCTTGTACCGTCTTCATAA
- a CDS encoding TetR/AcrR family transcriptional regulator — translation MEKIKKKKSPDAKLGRQDWINAGLIVLAEGGVEAVRIEPLAKRMNMTKGSFYWHFKNRNDLLDAILAEWVELDTNGIIEQVDQIDADPKTTLLYLLELAYADNEFMPGLADGRIENAIRAWAKTDQKVAELIAQVDQKRLNYTKALFLKIGFSEAEALVRARLAYYSLVGELTIGVPTNQTNRSAEIQMQHAILTSNING, via the coding sequence ATGGAAAAAATTAAAAAAAAGAAAAGCCCCGACGCGAAGCTTGGGCGGCAAGACTGGATTAATGCAGGGTTGATAGTTCTGGCAGAAGGGGGGGTGGAAGCTGTCCGAATTGAGCCGTTGGCAAAGCGGATGAATATGACCAAAGGCAGCTTCTATTGGCACTTTAAAAATCGAAATGATTTATTGGATGCCATCTTGGCTGAATGGGTCGAGCTTGATACCAACGGCATTATTGAACAAGTCGATCAAATCGACGCGGATCCGAAAACGACGTTACTGTACCTATTGGAACTCGCCTACGCAGATAACGAATTTATGCCCGGTTTGGCTGATGGCAGAATTGAGAATGCGATTCGTGCTTGGGCCAAGACTGATCAAAAAGTGGCGGAACTCATTGCCCAAGTTGACCAAAAAAGGCTCAACTACACCAAAGCATTATTTCTAAAAATTGGATTTTCTGAAGCCGAAGCATTGGTTCGTGCTCGTTTAGCTTACTACTCCTTGGTGGGTGAGTTGACGATTGGGGTGCCGACTAATCAAACCAATCGATCAGCTGAAATCCAAATGCAACACGCTATCTTAACGTCCAACATCAATGGATAA
- a CDS encoding ester cyclase codes for MAQPVNSSTINQSLSQVNKDIALQLAKEGWGTQPNWQHVWDELMAPNIVYHFNSSPDKIVGLEANKQFNKDLFIGFPKIKQTIENIVAEDDVVIYRSTLEGQQSGPFLGMPATHNTVKVNDFTMLKIKDGKITEWWYETNLLSAMQQLGLMPAA; via the coding sequence ATGGCTCAACCAGTAAATTCATCAACCATCAATCAAAGCTTAAGCCAAGTCAACAAGGACATTGCCCTTCAGTTAGCGAAAGAAGGCTGGGGAACACAACCCAATTGGCAACACGTTTGGGATGAGTTGATGGCTCCCAATATCGTTTATCACTTCAATAGTTCGCCGGATAAAATTGTTGGCTTAGAAGCGAATAAACAGTTCAACAAAGACCTATTTATTGGATTTCCTAAAATCAAACAAACTATCGAAAATATTGTGGCTGAAGATGACGTGGTCATTTATCGATCGACCTTAGAAGGTCAGCAGTCTGGCCCCTTTTTAGGCATGCCTGCAACCCATAACACAGTCAAGGTAAATGATTTTACAATGCTCAAAATCAAAGATGGCAAGATCACTGAGTGGTGGTATGAAACCAACTTGCTATCTGCGATGCAGCAATTGGGACTTATGCCTGCTGCTTAG
- a CDS encoding GNAT family N-acetyltransferase: MNSLDVLQLKPSQIVDASEIAAKAFESDPVFSYLTPDDLHLRFQALTWLTKRVMAYCSQYEQIYTTSDLQGVAAWLPPGEFSSELLQQLKMVLQLQLYRLPVKVGWNRLGRWLTVLYQTEIAHQQDMENAPCWYLGMMVVHPAKQGQGVGSQLLQPILRRASDEGLPCYVVTFTEQAVRFYQKNGFEIARTQKFSPSAPSFWTLKRHP; the protein is encoded by the coding sequence ATGAATTCCTTGGATGTGCTCCAGTTAAAACCGTCACAGATTGTCGATGCCAGTGAAATTGCCGCAAAGGCATTTGAATCTGATCCGGTTTTTAGTTATCTAACACCCGACGATCTACACCTGCGGTTTCAGGCTTTAACTTGGTTAACGAAACGAGTAATGGCCTATTGCTCCCAGTATGAACAGATCTATACAACATCTGACTTGCAAGGGGTTGCTGCTTGGTTACCTCCTGGTGAATTCTCTAGTGAACTGCTCCAGCAATTAAAGATGGTATTGCAACTTCAGTTGTATCGATTGCCAGTGAAAGTAGGTTGGAACCGATTGGGGCGATGGCTCACTGTTCTATACCAAACTGAAATAGCTCATCAACAAGACATGGAGAATGCCCCCTGCTGGTATTTGGGGATGATGGTGGTGCATCCAGCCAAACAAGGACAAGGAGTAGGGAGTCAGCTACTGCAACCAATTTTGCGACGGGCGAGTGATGAGGGCTTACCCTGTTATGTTGTCACTTTTACAGAACAGGCAGTGCGGTTCTACCAGAAGAATGGCTTTGAAATCGCTCGCACACAAAAGTTTTCACCTAGTGCACCATCATTTTGGACACTCAAACGTCATCCGTAA
- a CDS encoding MBL fold metallo-hydrolase — MRGKRWYRALTNNLSHRLRRWQLLILAAGLAFSMVLLGSSAMAFGRSVTIAQMDLPQTKAETGPTNAAVYHFKVGDFKAMVVSDGTLSFPPTFFVPKADPKAVSAVLKEHFLETKDVLAHINALYLETDEYKVLIDTGAGSAFGPTAGHLLENLEAAGITAPEIDKVILTHAHPDHIGGIVDDKGQLRLPNAQFYISQAESDFWLADTVELPKSLFDEETKARTIKGARERLSAIQDRTTLFALGSEVIPHIQAIDSSGHTPGQASFLITSGEDSLLTTGDVFFSDPLNLENPDWEVAFDGDPEQGVIARRQLLETVTTQRRLLLVPHMPFPGLGHVRTQGDAYGWEPIIWQFAV, encoded by the coding sequence ATGAGAGGAAAACGCTGGTATAGGGCTCTAACAAATAATCTTTCTCACAGGCTTCGGCGCTGGCAGTTACTGATATTAGCCGCAGGTTTAGCTTTTAGCATGGTGCTGTTGGGGTCCAGTGCAATGGCCTTTGGCCGGTCGGTGACCATCGCACAAATGGATCTTCCTCAAACTAAAGCTGAAACAGGACCAACCAATGCTGCCGTCTATCACTTTAAAGTGGGTGACTTTAAGGCCATGGTGGTGAGTGACGGTACCCTATCCTTTCCGCCAACCTTCTTCGTGCCCAAAGCCGACCCCAAAGCAGTATCAGCGGTACTGAAGGAACATTTTCTCGAAACCAAAGATGTTTTAGCCCATATCAATGCCCTGTACCTGGAAACCGATGAATATAAAGTTCTGATCGATACAGGTGCAGGGAGTGCCTTTGGTCCCACCGCTGGTCATCTGCTGGAAAACCTGGAAGCAGCAGGTATTACTGCCCCAGAGATTGACAAAGTCATTTTGACCCATGCTCACCCAGACCATATCGGCGGTATTGTAGACGATAAGGGCCAGCTGCGGTTACCCAATGCCCAGTTCTATATCTCCCAGGCAGAATCTGACTTTTGGCTGGCGGATACTGTGGAGCTGCCCAAATCCCTATTCGATGAGGAAACAAAGGCTAGGACGATTAAGGGGGCAAGGGAGAGACTCAGCGCTATTCAAGATCGGACAACCCTATTTGCCCTGGGCAGTGAAGTCATTCCCCATATTCAAGCGATTGATTCTAGTGGTCATACCCCTGGACAAGCTTCCTTCCTCATTACGTCTGGCGAAGACAGTCTACTCACCACCGGAGATGTTTTCTTTAGCGATCCCCTTAACTTGGAAAACCCAGACTGGGAAGTGGCCTTTGATGGTGACCCTGAACAGGGGGTAATCGCTCGTCGTCAGTTACTGGAAACGGTTACCACCCAGCGTCGCCTGCTGTTGGTGCCCCATATGCCTTTCCCAGGGCTGGGTCACGTCAGAACTCAAGGGGATGCCTATGGTTGGGAACCGATCATCTGGCAGTTTGCCGTTTAG